The following coding sequences are from one Salinicoccus sp. Bachu38 window:
- the dxs gene encoding 1-deoxy-D-xylulose-5-phosphate synthase, translating into MNLYSIKDPSFLKQKNDEELKILAQDVREFLIQSCSRTGGHIGANLGVVELTIALHKHFDSPDDRLIFDVGHQAYIHKILTGRISEFETLRQYKGLCGFPKMRESDHDVWEAGHSSTSLSAAMGIAKARDIKGEGHHVVPVIGDGALTGGMALEALNHIGSDRTDMTIILNDNEMSIAPNVGAMHNMLGRMRTNTQYNRVKHDIEDFLNRLPQVGARLRDMADRIKDSMKYLVVDGVFFEELGIKYIGPVDGHDFEELSNAINISKDYKGPVVVHVITKKGKGYHPAEDDKLGKWHGLGPYKIDTGEVLGSKSTPSWSEFMSNTVLERAKKDERIVALTPAMPVGSKLTKFQNELPGRFFDVGIAEQHAVTMSGGLAASGMRPYLAIYSTFLQRGYDQLLHDVDRQNLNVFLGIDRSGLVGADGETHQGVFDISFISPLPNMTLMMPKDEVEAEQMIDFAFEHEGPVALRYPRGNIKGIEAPAPREPLEYGSWETVVEGDDLSIISFGPTLDLAIDAAVALKETGINAEVINARFIKPMDEEMLQSIGYAGRPVLTVEETMLNGGLGSMIAAFMADHGFKNGIRRIGIDNEYVEHGDVNKLLEDIGITTDNIILQSKTLMEWENEKEIKN; encoded by the coding sequence ATGAATCTATATAGTATAAAAGACCCATCATTTTTGAAACAGAAGAATGATGAGGAACTAAAAATACTGGCACAGGATGTAAGGGAATTTCTGATCCAGTCATGTTCGAGGACAGGCGGCCACATCGGAGCCAACCTTGGCGTAGTGGAACTGACGATTGCCCTGCATAAGCATTTCGATTCGCCGGATGACCGGCTGATTTTCGATGTGGGTCATCAGGCATATATTCATAAGATTCTGACCGGCCGCATCAGTGAATTTGAAACGCTCAGACAATATAAAGGATTGTGCGGATTTCCAAAGATGCGCGAATCCGATCATGATGTCTGGGAGGCGGGTCATTCATCCACCAGTCTATCAGCAGCCATGGGCATCGCAAAAGCACGCGATATAAAAGGGGAGGGACACCATGTTGTTCCCGTCATCGGTGACGGGGCATTGACAGGCGGCATGGCCCTTGAGGCACTCAACCATATCGGCTCTGACAGAACAGACATGACCATCATTCTGAACGATAATGAAATGAGCATCGCACCGAACGTAGGAGCGATGCATAACATGCTCGGCAGAATGCGTACGAACACGCAGTACAACAGGGTCAAACATGATATAGAAGACTTTCTGAACCGCCTGCCGCAGGTGGGCGCGAGACTCAGGGACATGGCCGACAGAATAAAGGACAGTATGAAATACCTCGTCGTCGATGGTGTGTTTTTCGAGGAACTCGGCATCAAGTATATCGGGCCGGTGGACGGCCATGATTTTGAGGAGCTGTCCAACGCCATAAACATCTCGAAGGACTACAAGGGCCCGGTAGTCGTCCATGTCATCACCAAGAAGGGCAAGGGCTACCATCCGGCTGAAGACGACAAACTTGGCAAATGGCATGGCCTTGGCCCATACAAGATAGATACGGGCGAGGTGCTGGGCAGCAAATCCACACCGTCCTGGAGTGAATTCATGTCCAACACGGTGCTGGAACGCGCCAAAAAGGACGAGCGGATCGTTGCACTGACACCTGCCATGCCCGTCGGCAGCAAGTTGACGAAATTCCAGAATGAACTGCCCGGACGTTTCTTTGATGTCGGCATCGCCGAACAGCATGCAGTCACCATGTCGGGCGGTCTGGCAGCAAGCGGCATGCGTCCGTACCTTGCAATCTATTCCACTTTCCTGCAACGGGGATATGACCAGCTGCTGCATGATGTGGACCGTCAGAATCTGAACGTCTTCCTGGGCATCGACCGGAGCGGGCTGGTCGGCGCTGATGGAGAAACCCACCAGGGGGTCTTCGACATCAGTTTCATTTCTCCATTGCCGAACATGACCTTGATGATGCCGAAGGATGAAGTGGAAGCGGAACAGATGATCGACTTCGCCTTTGAACATGAGGGGCCAGTCGCCCTCAGGTACCCGCGCGGCAATATCAAAGGCATCGAAGCACCTGCTCCGCGTGAACCTCTGGAGTACGGCAGCTGGGAAACGGTAGTGGAGGGTGACGACCTTTCCATCATCTCCTTCGGTCCCACTCTGGATCTCGCGATAGACGCAGCAGTGGCCCTCAAGGAAACGGGTATCAACGCCGAAGTCATCAATGCCCGGTTCATCAAGCCGATGGATGAAGAGATGCTCCAGTCAATCGGATACGCGGGCAGGCCCGTACTCACAGTCGAGGAAACCATGCTCAATGGTGGACTTGGAAGCATGATTGCTGCCTTCATGGCCGATCATGGTTTCAAGAACGGCATCAGAAGGATTGGCATCGACAACGAATATGTAGAGCACGGAGATGTCAATAAACTGCTTGAAGATATCGGCATCACTACAGATAATATCATCCTGCAGTCCAAGACCCTTATGGAGTGGGAAAATGAAAAAGAAATCAAGAATTGA
- a CDS encoding TlyA family RNA methyltransferase, with translation MKKKSRIDDYLHQNFNLGTLEEVRRIVMAGKVLNNNQPVYKPSEIIDITKADVRFKNIKPYVSRGGIKLDHAVKSFGMELSGKVVTDIGSSTGGFTDCALQKGAIHVYAVDVGTNQLDYRLRTDDRVTVMEQTNFKDTESYDFTRLPDIFTIDVSFTSIVPILRHIIQLFDHEYEIVALIKPQFESYLEEREESGIITSRETHENVIQRVLAECEALGLSAAGLDRSPITGTKGNTEYLLYLKYAKGTETSIEEKDIQHSVYG, from the coding sequence ATGAAAAAGAAATCAAGAATTGATGACTATCTTCATCAGAACTTCAATCTGGGTACACTGGAGGAAGTCAGGCGGATTGTCATGGCCGGAAAGGTGCTCAACAACAACCAACCGGTCTACAAGCCTTCCGAAATCATTGATATCACGAAAGCCGATGTACGGTTCAAAAATATAAAACCCTATGTTTCAAGAGGCGGCATCAAGCTGGATCACGCTGTGAAATCTTTTGGGATGGAACTTTCGGGCAAAGTCGTGACCGACATCGGCAGCTCCACCGGCGGGTTTACAGATTGTGCCCTGCAGAAGGGGGCCATACATGTTTATGCAGTCGATGTCGGTACGAACCAGCTGGATTACAGGCTGCGTACCGATGACCGTGTAACCGTCATGGAGCAGACGAATTTCAAGGATACCGAATCATACGATTTCACCAGATTGCCCGACATATTCACGATAGATGTCTCATTCACCTCCATCGTTCCGATACTGCGTCATATCATCCAGCTGTTCGACCATGAATATGAAATTGTCGCCCTGATCAAACCCCAGTTCGAATCCTACCTTGAGGAAAGGGAGGAGAGCGGAATCATCACATCCCGGGAAACGCATGAAAATGTAATCCAGCGCGTACTCGCCGAGTGTGAGGCCCTCGGGCTATCAGCGGCCGGTCTCGACCGGTCTCCCATTACGGGGACCAAAGGGAACACCGAGTACCTGCTTTACCTGAAATATGCCAAAGGAACCGAAACGTCCATAGAAGAAAAGGATATTCAGCATAGTGTTTATGGCTGA
- the ahrC gene encoding transcriptional regulator AhrC/ArgR has protein sequence MSNKSIRQIKIREIITNSKVETQEDLVERLNEYNFNVTQATVSRDIKELQLIKVPTPSGSYVYSMPKDRKFHPLEKLGRYLMDSFVKLDYADNLLVLKTLPGNAQSIGAIIDQLEWEEVVGTICGDDTCLMICRNEEAQKEIRDRIFNLI, from the coding sequence ATGTCTAATAAATCAATTCGACAGATAAAGATCAGGGAAATCATTACCAACAGTAAGGTCGAGACACAGGAGGACCTGGTGGAACGGCTGAACGAATATAACTTCAATGTCACGCAGGCGACGGTATCCCGGGATATCAAGGAACTCCAGCTCATCAAAGTACCGACGCCGAGCGGCTCCTACGTCTACAGCATGCCGAAGGACCGGAAGTTCCACCCCTTGGAAAAACTGGGCAGATATCTCATGGATAGCTTCGTAAAGCTGGATTATGCCGATAATCTACTGGTGTTAAAGACCTTGCCCGGAAATGCCCAGTCGATCGGTGCCATCATCGACCAGCTTGAATGGGAGGAAGTCGTCGGCACCATCTGCGGTGATGATACATGCCTGATGATATGCAGAAACGAAGAAGCACAGAAGGAAATCAGGGATCGGATATTCAATTTGATCTAA
- the recN gene encoding DNA repair protein RecN, whose translation MLIRLNIKNLAVLKDIELDFDSGLTVISGESGAGKSMIIEAIRYLYGKRASVEDIRHETAGAVIEGVFDFPESEKMQDLLGKNDIEEDELYIVRREVMQNRKSIIKINSHMITLGALKEIMNEVVSIHSQSSQSEALEHSMHIRYLDRYIDVKDREAFGKYQESFERFKALEARIRELEYKDKNRVQQLQMYQHQYEELTAMELVEGEEEKLEEEISYLDNFEKINNTLSLIHAQLSSEYAPQTLLYDIHGHIETLSSYDESYREFGDTVLEAYHLLNELDSRVGSDLSTLDYDEESLNMKQARLSSLNSLKRKYNKTLDELIEYRSMLADDIEQLENIAQSFDALEKEKAKMLKQMEQHAKDLHDYRIEQKHFLENRIKKELQDLDMPEADFEVSVKETTFDSRGYSGVEFLISTNAGEPLKAMNRIASGGEIARVMLALRTIFTEFDAQSMLILDEIDTGVSGFVATRMAEKMQLLSKTRQVISISHLPQAAALADHHLYVSKETADQRTASSATYLDADDHVYEIARMLSGSDITDAALENAKTLIAAKNKETN comes from the coding sequence TTGCTCATACGTCTAAACATTAAAAACCTGGCAGTCCTCAAGGATATAGAACTGGATTTCGACAGCGGACTCACTGTCATATCCGGTGAGTCCGGTGCCGGGAAATCGATGATCATCGAAGCAATCAGATACCTTTACGGAAAACGCGCGTCCGTCGAGGACATCCGTCATGAAACGGCGGGCGCCGTCATTGAAGGCGTCTTTGATTTCCCGGAATCGGAAAAGATGCAGGATCTGCTCGGGAAGAATGATATAGAGGAGGACGAACTCTACATCGTCAGAAGGGAAGTCATGCAGAATCGCAAGAGCATCATCAAGATAAATTCCCATATGATCACACTTGGAGCCCTCAAGGAAATCATGAATGAAGTCGTCAGCATCCATTCCCAGTCCTCCCAGTCCGAAGCGCTCGAGCACAGCATGCATATACGGTATCTCGACCGCTATATCGATGTGAAGGATAGGGAGGCTTTCGGGAAATACCAGGAGAGCTTCGAGCGTTTCAAAGCGCTTGAAGCAAGAATCAGGGAACTTGAATACAAGGACAAAAACAGGGTCCAGCAGTTGCAGATGTACCAGCACCAGTACGAGGAACTTACAGCCATGGAACTGGTGGAGGGGGAGGAGGAGAAGCTCGAAGAGGAAATAAGCTACCTCGACAACTTTGAAAAGATCAACAATACGCTTTCCCTGATCCACGCGCAGCTCAGTTCCGAATATGCACCGCAGACACTGCTCTATGACATCCATGGCCATATCGAAACACTGTCCAGCTACGACGAAAGCTATAGGGAGTTCGGCGACACGGTGCTTGAGGCTTACCATCTGCTGAATGAGCTGGACAGCAGGGTGGGGAGCGACCTGTCCACCCTCGACTACGATGAAGAAAGCCTCAACATGAAGCAGGCCCGCCTCTCGAGCCTCAACTCGTTGAAGCGCAAGTACAACAAGACATTGGATGAACTGATTGAATACCGTAGTATGCTGGCAGATGACATCGAACAGCTCGAGAACATCGCGCAGTCATTCGATGCTCTTGAAAAGGAAAAGGCGAAAATGCTGAAGCAGATGGAGCAGCATGCCAAGGACCTGCATGACTACAGGATTGAACAGAAGCATTTCCTTGAAAACAGAATAAAGAAGGAGCTCCAGGATCTGGATATGCCTGAAGCGGACTTTGAAGTCAGCGTCAAGGAGACGACATTCGATTCACGGGGGTATTCCGGTGTCGAATTCCTCATCTCCACCAATGCAGGAGAACCGCTCAAAGCCATGAACCGCATTGCTTCAGGCGGTGAAATCGCCCGGGTGATGCTCGCGCTGAGAACAATCTTTACGGAGTTCGATGCACAGAGCATGCTGATTCTGGATGAGATTGATACGGGCGTAAGCGGCTTCGTGGCGACACGGATGGCCGAGAAGATGCAGCTTTTGTCCAAGACACGGCAGGTCATTTCAATCTCCCATCTGCCCCAGGCAGCAGCGCTCGCGGATCATCACCTGTATGTATCCAAGGAGACGGCCGACCAGCGGACAGCATCAAGCGCCACCTATCTCGACGCTGATGATCATGTCTATGAGATTGCCAGGATGCTCAGCGGGTCCGATATTACAGATGCAGCACTGGAAAACGCGAAGACATTGATAGCAGCAAAGAATAAAGAGACGAATTGA
- a CDS encoding DUF2627 domain-containing protein has product MQKVIALVILVIPVFLAGLGIKYMRDSIFGIVNDPFTLTVVQFVIGLVLTVLGVWFIGGYILHREQRQKRVQERFLEKSRQLKDEDKE; this is encoded by the coding sequence ATGCAGAAGGTGATTGCGCTCGTCATACTGGTCATACCGGTATTTCTGGCAGGACTGGGCATCAAATATATGAGGGACAGTATTTTCGGCATTGTCAACGATCCGTTCACTCTTACAGTGGTACAGTTCGTCATCGGACTGGTTCTGACGGTGCTTGGCGTCTGGTTCATCGGTGGATATATACTGCATCGGGAACAGCGTCAGAAAAGGGTCCAGGAACGATTCCTGGAAAAGTCCAGACAATTGAAAGACGAGGATAAAGAATAA
- a CDS encoding phosphate acyltransferase: MKFDEIFIGDKNKMTALSVCRAADREVLKPLIRIIEEKGIVCHLVDDREKLKSMLHSFEADHMIDQEIKIHHAADDNEAAAVSLGLITSGEANVLMKGLIPTSILLKEVLKKDYGLIHNRLLSHLALFDMPNYHKAVFLSDAGMNIAPSLEQKRQIVDNALACAHGLGVRRPKVALLSAVDKVTDKMPSTIEADMLAHSDAKNYEFDSTIEGPLQFDVAISEDAARHKGISSEVAGDVDILIAPNIEAGNILYKSLVYSAGASVASVITGAKVPIVLTSRADSAEDRYNSINLAMMISK, from the coding sequence ATGAAGTTTGATGAAATTTTCATAGGGGATAAAAATAAAATGACAGCGCTTTCAGTATGCCGGGCGGCCGACCGTGAAGTGCTAAAACCCCTTATCCGCATAATTGAAGAAAAAGGGATAGTATGTCATCTTGTAGATGACCGGGAGAAATTGAAATCCATGCTGCATTCGTTCGAAGCCGACCATATGATCGATCAGGAAATCAAGATCCATCATGCCGCGGATGACAATGAGGCAGCCGCCGTCTCACTTGGGCTCATCACTTCGGGAGAAGCGAATGTCCTGATGAAGGGGCTGATTCCAACTTCCATTCTATTGAAGGAAGTGCTGAAGAAGGATTATGGACTGATACATAACCGCCTGCTCAGCCATCTGGCATTGTTCGATATGCCAAATTATCACAAAGCTGTCTTTCTGAGTGATGCGGGCATGAATATTGCACCGTCTCTCGAACAGAAGAGGCAGATCGTCGACAATGCACTGGCTTGTGCGCATGGACTTGGGGTCAGGCGTCCGAAAGTGGCGCTTCTGTCTGCAGTGGACAAAGTCACCGATAAGATGCCTTCGACCATTGAAGCAGACATGCTTGCACATTCAGATGCCAAAAACTATGAATTTGATAGTACAATAGAGGGACCACTGCAATTCGATGTGGCAATATCAGAAGACGCGGCCCGGCATAAAGGCATTTCGTCCGAGGTCGCTGGGGATGTGGACATACTGATTGCACCGAATATCGAAGCGGGGAACATCCTCTACAAATCACTGGTCTACTCTGCAGGAGCGAGTGTCGCTTCCGTCATTACCGGGGCCAAGGTGCCCATCGTACTGACATCAAGGGCAGACAGTGCCGAAGACAGATATAATTCCATAAACCTGGCAATGATGATTTCCAAATAA
- a CDS encoding Leu/Phe/Val dehydrogenase: MIFEKMEQYDYEQLIFCHDETSGLKAIICIHDTTLGPALGGCRMWKYDTEEEAIEDVLRLAKGMTYKNAAAGLNLGGGKTVVIGDAEKDKSEAFFRALGRYVNSLGGRYITAEDVGTTVNDMDLIYQETPYVCGISESYGSGGNPSPMTAYGVYMAMKRTAKEAFDDDSLEGRTIAVQGVGNVSYSLCKHLHEEGAKLIVTDINSDSIERAVNDFGAEAVGIEDIYSVDADIFAPCALGGILNDDTIPELKVKAVCGSANNQLLDSDKHGSLLEERGIVYAPDYVVNCGGVINVADELQGYNAERAKSKVKEIYNQMDKIFSIAKRDGVTPTVAADRLAEERIDSMMRVRSTFSLNEVTTLGRR; encoded by the coding sequence ATGATATTTGAAAAGATGGAGCAATACGACTACGAGCAGCTGATTTTCTGCCACGATGAAACAAGCGGACTGAAAGCAATCATCTGTATCCATGACACTACGCTTGGACCCGCACTGGGCGGCTGCAGAATGTGGAAATATGACACTGAAGAAGAAGCTATAGAAGACGTATTGCGCCTGGCCAAAGGCATGACCTACAAGAATGCTGCTGCAGGGCTCAACCTCGGGGGTGGAAAGACAGTCGTCATCGGGGACGCTGAGAAAGACAAATCCGAAGCCTTCTTCAGGGCGTTGGGCAGATATGTCAACAGCCTGGGGGGCAGGTACATCACAGCTGAGGACGTAGGCACTACAGTCAATGATATGGACCTCATCTACCAGGAGACGCCATATGTATGCGGCATCAGCGAGTCATACGGTTCCGGGGGCAACCCGAGTCCGATGACGGCCTACGGTGTATACATGGCGATGAAGCGCACGGCGAAAGAAGCTTTTGATGATGATTCACTCGAAGGCAGAACAATCGCCGTCCAGGGGGTCGGAAACGTTTCATACAGCCTCTGCAAGCATCTGCATGAAGAAGGGGCCAAACTGATCGTCACGGACATCAATAGTGATTCCATCGAACGGGCCGTGAATGACTTCGGAGCCGAAGCGGTGGGCATAGAGGATATCTATTCAGTCGATGCGGACATTTTTGCACCATGTGCCCTCGGGGGCATCCTGAATGACGATACCATCCCCGAACTCAAGGTGAAGGCCGTGTGCGGCAGCGCCAACAACCAGCTGCTGGACAGCGACAAGCACGGGAGCCTCCTCGAGGAGCGCGGTATCGTCTATGCACCGGACTATGTAGTGAACTGCGGAGGTGTCATCAATGTGGCGGACGAGCTCCAGGGATATAATGCAGAGCGTGCGAAAAGCAAAGTGAAGGAAATATACAACCAGATGGATAAGATCTTCTCAATTGCGAAACGCGATGGCGTTACCCCGACTGTCGCAGCAGACCGCCTCGCCGAAGAACGCATCGACAGCATGATGCGCGTCAGAAGCACTTTCTCACTAAATGAAGTGACAACACTCGGCAGGAGGTAG